DNA sequence from the Pirellulales bacterium genome:
CACGTTCGACCAGCAGCGGGTGATCGCCAGAGAGGATGCCAACGTCCCACCCCAGGGCCCGCAGCGCTTCGACCGACGGCAAAGCATCGGCCCGCAACTCGTCGCCCAGCGCCGCGAGCGCAACGCCCGCGCCGTCGCCGGCGATCAGCACCGGCGTCAGCCCCTCGGCGGCAAGCCGGGGCAAGTGGCCGGCCAGCTCGTCGCCCAGCGCGATCTGCCGATCGGCCAGCAGCACCGCCGAACCGACGACCAGCTCGTGCCCGGCGACGCGACCGACGATCCCCTGGCCGTGAATCTGCTCGAACCGCTCGACTTCGAGGGACGCCAGCTCGGCGGCACGCATGTCGACCGCCAGGTCGCGTGCCAGGGCCTGCGCCAAGGGGTGCGTCGCCGAGCGTTCGAGCAGGGCGACATGAGGCCGCCAACCGCCCTCGCCAATGAAGCGCAAGACGCGGAGCTTGCCGGCTGTGAGGGTCCCGGTCTTGTCGAGCCAGATGCGTCCGGGACGCGCCAGATGCTCGAGCACGTCGCCCGACTTGATCAGGATGCCGCGCCGCGCCGCGCGCCCGTACGCCACGGCCAGGGCCAGCGGCGTGGCCAGCCCCAAGGCACAAGGGCACGAGACGATCAACAGCGCCACCGCGTTCTCGATCGCAACCGACCAGTCACGATGGACCCACCACCAGGCCAAGGTACCCACCGCCAGCACGAGCACGACGGCGACAAAGTATCCGCTCATGCGATCGGCAAGCCGCAACAGCGGCGTTTTTTCCGCCGTGGCTTGCTCGACCAGACGCAACAGCCGGCCGACGCGGGTGTCGTAGCCGACCGCTTCGACGCGCAACCGCAGCGGTGCCGACAGGTTCGTCGCGCCGGCCACGATCGCTTCACCGGGGCCCACGGTCACGGGCGTTGCTTCGCCGGTCAGAATGGCCTGGTCCAGCGTCGATTGTCCGGAAGTCACTACGCCGTCGGCCGGCACCAATTCGCCGACACGGACCTCGGCCAGGTCGCCGGGCCGCAGCGCGTCCAGCGGAATCGAGCGCACCTGGTCCTCTTCGACGCGATGTGCGAGGCGCGGGGTCAGGCAGCGAAGCAGCGCCACGCTGTCCGCCGCGTGACGTTGCTGGCGAAACTGGATCCAGCGGCCCAACAGCAGGAAAAACACGAGCACGGCCAGCGAGTCGAAGTAAATCTCGCCGATCCCCAGCACGGTATTGATCACGCCGGCGATGCCGCCGGCCGCTAACCCCAGCGCGATCGGCACGTCCATGTGCGGCGTGCGCGTACGCAGCGCGGCCCAGGCCCCGCGAAAGAACACCGCGCCGGGGCCCAGCAGCGCCACGCCCCCGACGAGGGCGCTCGCCCAGCGAAACAGGTTGGCATGCCCGGTGGCCATCGTGCTGAACATGCCCGCGTAGAGCGCAAAGGCAATCAGCATCGCGTTACCGGCGCAGGCACCGGCAATCGCCAGCTTGACCAGCCAGGCGCGATCTTCGCGGCGAAAGGCCAACGCGTTGAGATCCGAGTTGACGGGGTGCGGAGCATAACCGAATCGATCCAGCGCGCGAGCAATTTGCGCGAGCGTTACCTGCTGCGGGTCCCACGTGAGGTCGACCGTCGAACGGCCGAGGTTCAGCCGCGCCTCGATTGCCCCCGGCACGACCCGCGGCAATCGTTCGACCAGCCAGACGCAGGCCGCGCAATGCACGCCTTGCAGATACAACTGCACCTGGTTGGCACCCAGGGCGGTGCAGGTGACGTGTTGTTCGGCAAAGTAGGGGTCGTCCATCTCGTCGTACGCCCCGCCCTGCCCTGTCGCAGCCTGAGCGGCACCTGTGCTCGCTCGACGGACGGCGTAGTAATCGTCGAGGTCGTATTGGCGGATGATCGCGTACGCGGTGCGGCAACCCGCGCAACAAAACTGCTCGCTGTGCTCGGGCTCGTAGAGCGCGACCGGCACCGGAAGGCCACAATGGCTGCATGCCGCGGTCGGCCGCGCGGCGGCGTCCTGCCCAGCGGCGGCACCCGACCCGGACGGGCCTGTCGGGGCCTCTACGCTCGTGGCGTTACTCATGACAACAGGGCATCGACCGTTCGGGAAGTTGCTCGATGTGCCGAACGGCACCGTCGAGCGTCGTGGCGACCGCGGGGGCCGACAAGCCTTGATAATTGGCCCACGCCCGCACGGCAACCGTTTGCACTCCCACGGCGATCAGCAGGACGGCCGTGAGCAAGGGCGCGGCACGCCCCAGCCGCGCCGCCAGCGGCCGCGCCCCGAACGCCAGCGCCGAGAGCAGAGGCACGGTGCCCAGCCAGAACACGAACATCACCGCGGCGCCCAACCAGGGGGTGGCCGTCCCGGCCGCCGTGATGACGAACGCATACAGCCAGCCACACGGCAGGAACACCGTCAGGGCGCCGATCGCCGCGGCCCGGGCCTGGGGCGGCCAGGTGCCCAAGCGACGATGCGCGGCCTGGAGCCGCGTTTGCAACCAGCGCGGCGCGGAAAAATGCAGCATCCCGCGCCCCCACAGCCGGGCCAGGGCAATCGTGCCGAGCACGATCATCATCGCGCCGGCCAGCACCGCGGCGATGCGCTGCAAACCCAGCCAGTCGGCGCCCAAATCGACCGCCGCCCCGAATGCCGCGGCGGTCGCGCCCAGAGTTGCATAACCGATCAGCCGGGCACCGTGGTAAAGGGCCCAGGCCAGCATCGGACGGCGATCGTGGCGCGAACCGTGGGCCGCGGCGACCAACGCCAGCGGACCGCACATGCCTGCGCAATGCGGGCTCCCCAAGAGACTGGCCACGAACGTTGCCCAGAACAAGGCCGTCATGCGCTGCTCACGGTTGAGGGGGCGTGGGCGAAGTAAGTTCGTTCAGCGTGTTCTGGGAATTCCACAGAAACGTGTCCTGGCCGCGCACAGCCCTCAGGCGCAGTTCCCAAATGCCGGGCCGGCTGACCCGCGCTACGAAACTGTACAGCCCGCTGCCGCTCCCCAACTCGACCAGCGTGAACCGCTCGGCCGCGGCGGCATGGGCATGGTGAAACACCTCGACGGTGGGCATCGCGCCGCCGACGGGGCGACCCGACGCATCGTGCAGGCTAAGCCGGATTTCGCGACGGCCGAGCACGTCGACCGTGTCGTCGAACGCCCAGCTGGCCTGCCACCCCAGCGCATCGCTGGCGCGTTGGGCGGCTTGGGCGTCGTCCCAGTGCAGCGCCTTCTCGTGGTATTCCGGCACGACGGCCATGCTCGCATCGCTCGTGGCCAGGTAGATGATCAGCAGGCAGGCGGCGATCTGGAACAGCAGCAGCCCGACGATCACGGCGCCCCACAGCCACCGAGCCTTGAGCTCACTCGATTCCGCATCGAGATTGCCCGAGTGGGCGGCCAGCGTGGCGCCGGTCAACGAACCGTGTGACGAGGACCCAACAAGCGACATTCGAGCACCCTGCGTTCACCGTCCTGATTTTCGACGGCCAATTGCACGTCGATCCAGGCCAGCTTAAACGCCGTCGGAGGAATCGTAACGAGGACGGGTTGCGTGAGCGTGTGACCGACGTCGAGGCGGATATCCTGACCGTCGGAGTTGAGCTTCAGGTCGTCGCGGCCGACGACGCTGAAACGGAACGTCTGTTCGTGAGTAGAACGATTGACGAGCTTGATCCGCAGCAGGTTCTGGATCTGCCCGTCGGTGGCCACGGTAAACGGATTGCCGAGCCCGCGCAAGATGGTCACGTCGTACGACTGTTTCAGCACCAGCATCGTGGCGAACGCGCCGAACGCGATCAACAGGACCGGAATATAGATCGCCAGCCGCGGCCGGAAGAACGGCTTCTTCACGCCCTCGATGCCGTCCTGCGAAGAATAGCGGATCAATCCGCGGGGCCGCTCGAGGCGGTCCATGATGGCGTCGCAGGCATCGATGCACTGGGTGCAATGCACGCACTCCATCTGCAGCCCGCCGCGAATATCGATGCCGGTCGGGCAAGTGCGGACGCAGGCGCCGCAGTCGACGCAATCGCCCTGCACGACGTTCAGCTGCGGGCCTGCTTTGGCCACCTTGCCGCGCGGCTCGCCGCGCCGATGATCGTAAGCCACGATCAGCGACTCGCGATCCAAGAGCACCGATTGAAACCGCCCATAGGGGCAAGCGATCAGGCATAACTGCTCGCGGAAGAAGACGAAGTCGAACATCATCAGGCCGGTTGTGATGACCATCACGAGGAACGGCGTCGGATGTTCCAGGGGCGACTGCCGGACCCAGCGTGCCAACCGGTCGATGCCCACGAAATAGGCCAGGAAGGCGTGCGCCAGGACCATCGAGATGGCCAGATAGATCAGCCACTTGACGATCCGGCGCCAAGCGGCCGGGTTGCGCGTCGGCGGACCGCCGCGCCCCACGGTGCCGTCGAGCAGCCGCTCGATGGGACGATAGACGTATTCCAGGTACACGGTCTGCGGGCAGGCCCAACCGCACCAGACGCGTCCCAGCAGCGCCGTGGCCAGAAAGATCGACAGGAACACGCAGACCATGAACAGCGCGAGCAGCAACGTGTCGGTCGGCAGAAAAGTGAAGCCGAAGAACGTGAAGTGCCGCGAGCGAATGTCCAGCAGAATGGCCGGCAGCCCGTTGATCCGTATGTAGGGCAACGCGATGAACAGGATCACCAAGAAATAGGCCACGGCCTTGCGCCGTTGCCACCAGGCGCCCTGCGACAGGCGCGGCTTGAGCCAGCGCCTCGTCCCGTCACGCTCCAAGGTCGACAGGACGTGCTCTTCCGGTTCCAGTAATGAGGAGTTCATGGCGGTTCAGACTAGCTCAGCTGGCCCCGCTCGGGGGCTGGCTCGCGGCTTCCGTTCCACCGGTGGCGTTGGTCGCTGGGGCTTCAGGAGCGGCGGCCGGCGCGGCCGATGGCGGCGGCACCGCAGGCCACGCTGGGATCACCTTCGCTTCTTTTTCCGGCGGTTTGCCGGAAGTCAACGGTGCGCTACGCATATTGGCCACATAGCAGGCCACCAACACGACCTCGTTGGGGTGCAATCGAGTCTTCCAGGCCGGCATGGCGCCGCCCTTGGCCCCGTTGGTGATCACCTTGGGGATGTCGGTCAGCGTCTTGACGTGGATCCAACTGTCGTCGTGCAGGTTCGGCCCGACGAGCCCTTGCCCCTCGGGCCCGTGGCACGAGACGCAGTTGCCCTTGAACACCAACTCACCGACGGTCAACCAGCGCGGCTCGGCCATGTACTTGAGCAGCGTCGCCTCGTCGGGCTGCAATTCGCCGATCTCGGCAAACTGCAGCCGCAGATTATCGGCCACGGCCTTGTTGTAGGCGTCGTCGCGCGACCGGTTCGGCGCACCGGTGTGGTAGTACAGCATGTACAGCGCCGAGAAGATGATCGAGCCGTAGAACAAGAAGTTCCACCAGCCGGGCAAGGGGTTGTCGTATTCCTGGATGCCGTCGTAGCCGTGATCGCGGACGACGTCTTGTGATTCAGCCATGGTGAACTCTCCGCTGGCCCTCCTCGAGCGGGATACGGGCCTGTTGTTCCGTCGCATCGCGCGATTGCAGCGCGGTGCGAATGCAAATCAAGGCAAAGGCCATCGCGAACAGCACCAAGGCTGCTTCGGCGAAAAACGAGTAATTCAAATAGCTCACGACTTCTTCAACCACCGGACCGGTCCTCCGTTGCGGGGTTTGCAGTCTCGTCGGCTCGGGCTTGCGGTGTCGCGCCAGCGGGCTGCTCCTGGGTCACGGCCGGTTGCTCCGGGGCCGGCGCCGGCGACGTAGGCGTCGCAGCCGGAGCCGCCGGGGTGGCGTACAAATCGGTGCCCAATCGCTGCAAGTAGGCGATGATCGCCACGACCTGCTTCTCTCCGAGCCCTTCCGGCCCGCCTTGGGCCACGATGTCGCCAGCCACCTTTTGGGCCTGAGCGCGGGCCAACTCTTCGGCCTGCTTGAGCTCTTCGGTGTACGGCACACCGAGATACGACAGCGCCTGGACGCGCTCCGGGATCGTCTTGAAGTTGATGTCGCTGGCGGCGAACACCGGGTACGCGGGCATCACCGAGCCTGGCGTGACCTTGCCGGGGTTCTCGAAGTGCAGGTAGTGCCACAACGACGATTGTTTGCCGCCTTCGCGGGCCATGTCCGGACCGATGCGGCGTGAGCCCCATTGGAACGGATGGTCGTAAACGAACTCGCCCGGCTTGGAGTATTCGCCGTAGCGCTTCGTCTCGGCCAGGATCGGACGAATCATCTGCGAGTGGCAGTTGTAGCAGCCGTGGGCCACGTACAAGTCGCGGCCGTAAACCTCGAGCGGCGTGTACGGCTTGACCGTGGCGATCGACGGGACATTGGCCCGAATCAGGAACGTGGGAATGATCTCGAACAGCGACGCGGCGATCACGGCCAGGATCACCCAGACGGTGAACCGCACGGGCAGCCCTTCCCAGGCTCGATGCCAGTTGAGCTCACCCAAGTGGTGCAGCTTTTGACCGACGTCCGAGACGGCCTCGAGCGCGGCTCGGGCCGGCTTCGGCTCGACATAGGTCGCCGAGAGCGGCGCCGCGGCATAGACCGGCACATCATAGGTCTTGGGTCGCGTGGCCCAGGTCAGGGCATAGTTGACGGCCATCATGACGAGGCCGGCGACATACAGCGCGCCGCCGACCACGCGCAGCTGCCACAGCGGGAGCAACTTTTGGACTGTCTCGACGAAGTCGGGATAGATCAAGCGGCCCTGCTCGTCGATCGCGCGCCACATGAGCCCTTGGGTCAAGCCGGCCACGTAGATCGGCACGATGTAAAGCAGGATCGCGACGGTACCGATCCAGAAGTGCCACTCGGCCAGCCTCTTGCTGTAAAGCGGCGTCTGGAAGATACGCGGCAGCAGCCAGTAGATCATGCCGAAGGTCATGAACCCGTTCCAACCCAAGGCACCGCCGTGCACGTGGGCGACCGTCCAGTCGGTGTAGTGCGACAGAGCATTGACGCTCTTGACGCTGAGCATCGGGCCTTCGAACGTCGACATGCCGTAGAACGTAATGCCGACCACGTAGAACTTGAGCACCGGGTCGGCCGTCACCTTGGCCCAGGCGCCGCGCAGCGTGAACAACCCGTTGATCATGCCGCCCCAGGACGGCATCCACAGCATGACCGAGAACAGCATGCCCAGGGTCGAGGCCCATTCGGGCAGCGCCGTGTAGTGCAAGTGGTGCGGGCCGGCCCAGATGTACAGGAACACCAGTGACCAGAAGTGCACGATGCTCAGCTTGTACGAAAACACCGGACGCTCGGCGGCCTTGGGCAGGAAATAGTACATCAAGCCCAAGAAGGGCGTGGTGAGGAAGAACGCCACGGCGTTGTGCCCGTACCACCATTGCATGAAGGCGTCTTGCACGCCGGCATAGACCGAGTAGCTCTTGAACAGGCCGGCGGGCACGACCAGGCTGTTGAAGACATGCAGCACCGTGACGGTGACGATCGTGGCCACGTAGAACCACAGCGCCACGTACATGTGGCGCTCGCGGCGCTTGGCCAGGGTGCCGAAAAAGTTCACGCCAAAAAAGCCCAGCCACACGACGGCGATCAACAAGTCGATGGGCCATTCGAGCTCGGCGTATTCCTTGCCTTGCGTGATTCCCAAGGGCAACGTCACGGCGGCCAGCACGATGATCAACTGCCAGCCCCAGAAATGCAGGCGACTGAGCTTGTCGCTGAACATCCGCGCTTTGCACAACCGCTGCGTCGAGTAGTAGATCGCACAAAACAGCGCGTTGCCGGCGAAGGCGAAGATTGCCGCATTCGTATGCAGCGGACGCAAGCGGGCAAAGGTGATGTATTCCAGGCCAAAACTCAGGTTTGGCCACACGAGCAGCATCGCGACAATCAGCCCGGCCAGCGTGCCCACGATGCCCCAGACGAGCGTCGCGGTAGCGAACATGCGCACGATCGCGTCGTCGTAGCTGAACTCTTCGAGCCGGCCGCCCTTGGCCGTGCCTGCGACTGTGGGAGAGTTATGTGATTCTGCAGCGACACTCATCCGTCTGCTTTCCCTGGCAATGGTAGGTTCGATAGCAACGCTACAAACGGCATGGCTCAACCGGCGCGACAAACGATTCCCGAGCGACGTTCACGCCTTGAGCAACCGTTGTACCAAGCCTATCGGCTGCTCTGCATTCGCACTGCGACGGTTTGCGCGATCCGATGAGCAACCGGTCGACAACCGCATATTCAGCCAATCCGACGTCGAATCGACTAGGGCCATCGGGATTCGTGCGACAATGTGTCACAAAAGCGGACCGCCCTGACGCGCTTGAACCGCGAAACGCGCGCTCAATCGCTCGCATGTCGTGCGGCTCGAACCAGAGCATATCCGCTCACCCCACTTTTGAACCAGCGGACTTGCCCGGTCTCCCGGGTAGAGAGGCCGGGCACCCTCGAGCGCGGCGCTCGCGAGCGGGCTACGACGACCTACAGTTGGACGAATACCGCCTGTTGCCAGCGTCCTGATCCACGCGAAAAGGGCCGCCCCGCCATGCCGTCCGTTACCACGCTCGAACTGTCTTCGCTTGTTGCCACCCCGGCGCGCATCGAGCCGGTCTCTGCCGACGGCGACGTTGTCCGCCGTGCGGCGTTGGCACTGTACTGCCAACAGAACTTCTTGCACGACATTGAGGCCACGAGCCAGGCCGTCGAGGCCAACCTGCGGCCGATCGAAGACGGCGGTCTCGACGACAATTTTGCCGGCGTCAACCGCGACCTGATCAACCTGGCCGACGAGATCGCCACCGTCTGCGGCGAGACGCAACACGCCACGACCCGGACCAAGCAGTTCCTCGACGCGTCGACCGAGAGCCTGCACGAAATGCACGCAACGGCCCAGGCCCTGGCGAAAGACTGCCAGAACATTCGCGAGGTCGCGGCCGCGGTCGACAATTTCGCGCGCCAGACTTCGCTCTTGTCGCTCAATGCCCGGATCGAGGCGGCCCGCGCCGCCGAACACGGCCTGGGGTTTGCCGTGGTGGCCGACGAAGTGAGCAAGCTGGCGTCGCGCATCAAGACCGAGAGTGAATCGATCCGCCGCGTCGTCGCCGTGATCGCCGGCAACATGGAACGTGTCGCCGAGCAACTGCGGGTCGAGATGGAGAACAACCACGAACAGACCGAGGCCCTGGCGCGGATGGTCGCGTCGAACGTGGCCCTGGCCGCCAAGGGGGAGCAGCTTCCGGCCACGGTCGCGAAGCTCGACCAGTTTCTCGATCCGCTGGAAAGGGCCCGACAAGCCCGCGGACAGAATCGGATGCTGCAGGTCACCGTGGGCAACCTGTGCCGGAACATCGCCAGCATCTACGGGGCCTTGCGGGGCTGCGTGCCCGAGACACAGCGGCCGGCGGGCGTACCGGACCTCGACGGCTTCATCGAGCAATTGGCTACGAGTCTGACCACGGGCCGCGACTTGTCGATCGAGACGCTGCTTGCCGCGCAGCTCGACGCCGGCACGACGCCCCAGCAGTGTCTGGCCGCGATCGGCAGCGCCGTCCAGGCCGCGAATATTCGCCAGAAGCATCGCCACGTATCGGTCGGCGACTATTACCTCAATTTCCTGGTCGTCGAGCGCGGGCTGGCTCTGCTGGACCAGCGACTGTCCCGCCAGGTGCGTGGCGACATGAAGGTCGTGCTCGGCAATGCCCGCGGCGATTACCACAGCCTGGGCCGCGAAATGGTCGGCCTGTTCCTGCGGGCCGCCGGCATCGAGGTGATCGACGTAGGCCTGGGGGTCGAAGTGCCGGCCTTCGTCCGCGCCGTCCGCGAGTCGGGGGCCCGGGTGGTCGGCGTCTCGTCGCTGCTGGTCGAATCGGCCAAGGAAATCCGCAAGCTGCGCGAGTCGCTCGACCGGGCCGCGCTGCGGCATGTGAAGATCGTCGCCGGCGGGGCCTGCTTTGTCGTCGACCGCGACTTCGGCTTCGAGGTGGGCGCCGATTACGTGGCCACCGCGGCCAGCGACATGGTCAGCATCGTCGAGGAAATCTACCAGCACACGCCGTTCGGCGCCGCAACCCGCGCCGCGGCCCGGCCGTCAGGAGCAGCACGATGAACTCGATCGCGCGCGTGTTGGGCGCGTTGCACTTTGGCCGCGGCGGCTTCGCGCCGCCCGACCGCGTGCCCGTCTTTCCGGTACCGCTGATGCAGGGCGCGCTGGTCTACGGCTGCACGGTCGAAGAATACTTCGCGATGCCCGCCGAAAAGATTGCCCGGGCGCAGGTCGAGCTGAACCGCATGCTCGATGGCGTCCCCGACGCGGTCGCGGGCTTTCCGCACGTGATCGAAGACGTGACCGGCTGGGGGCTCACGCTGGTGCACCACTATCGCAACAGCACACCGGCCACCGGCGGCATGTTGATCCGCGAGTTCACGGAGCTCTCCGGCCTGCGCGCGCCGCGTCCCGAGGCCTCGGCACAATTGGCCAAGACGCGCGACGTGATCGGCGCCTTGCGCGGCATGATCGGCGGCGAGAAAGTCGTGCTCGGCGCCTGCATCGCGCCCTTCAGCCTGCCCAGCATGTTGATGGGGACTTCGAAGTGGATGCGGCTGCTGTTCACGGCCGAGCTGCGCAAACGCTATCTCCAGCCGCTGCTCGAAGTCTGTCAGCAGTTCGTCGTCGAATGGGCCCGACTGCAACTCCAGGCCGGGGCGCACGTCGTCGTGCTGGCCGACGGCATGGCCTCGGCCACGATGCTGCCGCGAGCCATGTTCGAAGACTTTGCCCGGCCCCTGGTGCGCGACACGATTCGGCAAATCGGCGGGATGGTGGCCTACGAACCGGTCGGAAGGATCGAGCCGTTTGTCGATGCGTGCGCCGATCTGGGCGCGGTGGCCTTGCTGATCGGCGAAGAAGACGACGTGGCCACCTGCAAACGAAAGCTCGGCGGCCGCCTGGGCCTCGTGGGCAACGTCAACAACATGAAGATGCGCCGCTGGTCGCCGGCGCGGATCGAGCTGGTCGCCAAGCGCGCCCTGCGGGCCGGTATGCCGGGCTATGGCTTCATCCTCGGCAACCAGGGGCCAGAAATTCCCTTCGACGTGTCGCTCGACCAGATCGCCGCCCTGGTGCAGACGGTGGAGAAATACGGGCGCTACGAGACCTCGCCCGCCGCGCGCGGGCTGGTCAACGCCGGTTCGGACGACAGCCGCACGCTGGCGGCGGTATACTGAGCCCGACCGTGATCGTCGGGCGGCGCGTGGCCGCCTCGGCGCGGTTGGGACACTTGATTCATGCTGCTGCCCCGGGCCATGGCCTGCTCGTCGCCGCCGCATCCGCGCGGCGTATCGCGGCGCGAGTTGCTCGAGATCGGTTGCTCGAGTCTCTTGGGGCTGGGACTGCCCGCGCTGGCCCCGGCGTCGCCGGTCTGCGCCGCCACGGCTGAAGCCGCCTCGACCAAGCATCGCGCCAAAAGCGTGCTGTTCGTGTTCCTCTTTGGCGGGCCCAGCCAGCTCGACACGTTCGACCCCAAGCCCGACGCCCCGATCGAGTATCGCGGGTCGCACTTCGGCACGATCGGCACGGCGCTGCCGGGCGTACGGTTTTGTGAACATCTGCCCGAGCTGTCCGCGCGGACGTCGCGTTTCGCCTTGGTGCGGACGATGGCGTGCAATCCGAATTTCGGCGATCACCGCTTCGCGGTGCACGGCCTGCTGGGCGGCATCGACGAGCTTCCGGCTGGCGCGGGCTTGCCGGCGACGCGCCGCGACTGGCCCTGCTGGGGTTCGGTCGTCGAATATGTCCGGCCGCGCAGCGCCGGCCTGCCCAACTGCATCGTCCTGCCCGGCCTGGTCGTCGATCCCGGCACGGGCACCTATCCCGGCCAAAACGCGGGCCTGTTGGGCGCGAAGTACGACCCGTTTCGAATCGATCAGAACCCCAACAGCGACCAGTACCGGGTCGACGGCAGCCTGAGCATGCCGCAAGGCATGAGCCTGGCGCGCCTCGCCGAAAAGCGCGAGCTGCTGGCGGCGCTCGACCGTGGGCAAGCGGCACTTGAAGCGGGTCTCGAGGTGGCGCCCTATTCGGCCCAGCAGCGCGAGGCGTTCGGCGTGCTGAGTTCGGGTCGATTGGGCGCGGCGCTCGACATCGCCGCCGAACCGGCCGAGATGCGCGACCGCTACGGGCGACACCTGTTCGGGCAGTCGCTGCTGTTGGCCCGGCGCCTGATCCAGGCCGGCATTCCGCTCGTCCAGGCCAACGTCAGCTATCAGGCGTTGTGGGACACGCACTACAACAATTTCGTCGGTCTGCGCGGCTTGTTGCCGCCGTTCGATCGGGCCGTCTCGGCGCTGCTCGACGACATGCACGCCTTGGGGCTGCTCGACGAAACACTGGTCGTCGTGATGGGGGAGTTCGGCCGCACGCCCAAGCTGGTGCTGCCGCGCCCCAGCGATCCCAGCCACTTCACCAGCCCGGGCCGGGACCATTGGATGAACTGTTTTTGGGCGATGTTCGCCGGCGCTGGCGTGCACGGCGGACAGGTGATCGGCCGTTCGGACGCGGTGGCGGCCTATCCGCTGACGCGCGCGTTTACACATGCCGACGTCGGGGCCACGGTCTACCGCGCGTTGGGCATCGACCCGCGACGAGAAATCCACGACCTGCAAGGCCGGACACTCGTGCTCAATCACGGTGCGCCGATGGACGCGCTCTACAGCGCGGCCGACGTTTAATCTAATCGCGCGCGAAAACGCACCGGCAGCGATTTGAACTGATTGAGAAACACGCCGCGCGTCCGCTGCGGCGCTGTGTCGAGCTCGAGCTCGTCGAGCCAGGCCAGCGTCTCTTCGAACAGCACCTTGAGCTCGAGCCGGGCCAACGGCGCCCCCAGGCAGAAATGTCGCCCGCCGGCGCCGAAAG
Encoded proteins:
- a CDS encoding cobalamin-dependent protein (Presence of a B(12) (cobalamin)-binding domain implies dependence on cobalamin itself, in one of its several forms, or in some unusual lineages, dependence on a cobalamin-like analog.), which encodes MPSVTTLELSSLVATPARIEPVSADGDVVRRAALALYCQQNFLHDIEATSQAVEANLRPIEDGGLDDNFAGVNRDLINLADEIATVCGETQHATTRTKQFLDASTESLHEMHATAQALAKDCQNIREVAAAVDNFARQTSLLSLNARIEAARAAEHGLGFAVVADEVSKLASRIKTESESIRRVVAVIAGNMERVAEQLRVEMENNHEQTEALARMVASNVALAAKGEQLPATVAKLDQFLDPLERARQARGQNRMLQVTVGNLCRNIASIYGALRGCVPETQRPAGVPDLDGFIEQLATSLTTGRDLSIETLLAAQLDAGTTPQQCLAAIGSAVQAANIRQKHRHVSVGDYYLNFLVVERGLALLDQRLSRQVRGDMKVVLGNARGDYHSLGREMVGLFLRAAGIEVIDVGLGVEVPAFVRAVRESGARVVGVSSLLVESAKEIRKLRESLDRAALRHVKIVAGGACFVVDRDFGFEVGADYVATAASDMVSIVEEIYQHTPFGAATRAAARPSGAAR
- a CDS encoding DUF1501 domain-containing protein, encoding MLLPRAMACSSPPHPRGVSRRELLEIGCSSLLGLGLPALAPASPVCAATAEAASTKHRAKSVLFVFLFGGPSQLDTFDPKPDAPIEYRGSHFGTIGTALPGVRFCEHLPELSARTSRFALVRTMACNPNFGDHRFAVHGLLGGIDELPAGAGLPATRRDWPCWGSVVEYVRPRSAGLPNCIVLPGLVVDPGTGTYPGQNAGLLGAKYDPFRIDQNPNSDQYRVDGSLSMPQGMSLARLAEKRELLAALDRGQAALEAGLEVAPYSAQQREAFGVLSSGRLGAALDIAAEPAEMRDRYGRHLFGQSLLLARRLIQAGIPLVQANVSYQALWDTHYNNFVGLRGLLPPFDRAVSALLDDMHALGLLDETLVVVMGEFGRTPKLVLPRPSDPSHFTSPGRDHWMNCFWAMFAGAGVHGGQVIGRSDAVAAYPLTRAFTHADVGATVYRALGIDPRREIHDLQGRTLVLNHGAPMDALYSAADV